Proteins encoded in a region of the Flavobacterium sp. MDT1-60 genome:
- a CDS encoding TonB-dependent receptor, whose product MKKKLKIYSILFLLLLTAGVNAQNTTPLIQSKLDGTVVDDVTNQPIIGASVIIKGTTHGVQTDAEGKFYFQTGQKLPYTLIVSYIGYKKTEVIVDKNPVTIHLKEERQELDELVVVGYGSQKRKDITGSVASVPKANLSQVTSSADNLLRGAIPGVVVTQSSGRPGASSSVRIRGGNSITAGNEPLYVVDGVLIYNDNNNSTAGVANAGATVNVLSTINPADIESIEVLKDASATAIYGSRGANGVVIITTKKGTKGQDNISYQGYFGFQNVSKKLHVMNASQWASLRNDVQASISQAPSFSAAQIEAFKTSGSYDWQDAVFRTAAPIQNHQLSFSGGDERSRYAISAGYFQQEGIVIASDFKRISLRVNYERNYSQNFKFGVNANYSNSVANGVGTNGGSSAGRQPNPLVVALYQPPVVPIKNADGSYNLTNNPYATAVNGIIANPINDLENTTNETKINRILTNLFGEYKITKKLTAKVAVSGDVLDTKQNYYAPATTTSGAGTKGLASVGDRLVSSVLNENTLNYNTNFGDNHKFSALGGYTLQYTKGEVVNAGANTFVNDANTYNALQDGVPVKPYSDAFESVLKSWLARVNYSYKGKYNFTLSGRADGSSRFGSESLWGYFPSAGFSWNITDEDFANNIKGVTEAKLRITAGTTGNQEIGNYLSLAQMGSVNYAFGGTLYTGLAPTRLANPDLKWEKTNQYNVGLDLSLLDRKINFVFDVYYKKTNDLLINVPVPLTSGFATVLQNIGGVENKGIEIGLITENIKTENFSWNSNFVFSANKNKVVSIGNGVDQFFPIVPNGSLLQQQPVTVKVGLPLGTFWGYKTNGIFQTQEEVNTQPKINSLANTRVGDRRYVDTNGDGVITALDKGNLGTSQPKFVGSFSNTISYNDFDLNFSFQGAYGGKIFNALNQQLEISTLGTNANVTLEDRWTPANPSNEIPRATSSPLGIVSERYVEDASFLRLKLITLGYTLPKSVSKKLGTKSVKFYVSAENLITWTKYTGYDPEVSSYEQNNLYPGIDFGSYPNSKTFISGLNVTF is encoded by the coding sequence ATGAAAAAAAAATTAAAGATATACTCAATACTATTTCTCCTGCTTCTGACGGCCGGAGTTAATGCTCAAAATACGACGCCACTTATACAATCTAAATTGGATGGAACTGTTGTAGATGATGTTACCAATCAACCGATTATTGGAGCGTCTGTTATTATTAAAGGAACAACACACGGAGTTCAAACCGACGCAGAAGGAAAATTTTATTTCCAAACAGGTCAAAAATTACCTTATACTTTAATTGTAAGTTATATTGGATATAAAAAAACTGAAGTAATCGTTGACAAAAATCCTGTAACGATCCATTTAAAAGAAGAACGTCAGGAATTAGATGAATTAGTAGTTGTGGGATACGGTTCTCAAAAGAGAAAAGACATTACAGGTTCTGTTGCATCGGTTCCAAAAGCAAATTTATCTCAGGTTACCTCATCGGCAGATAATTTATTACGTGGTGCAATTCCCGGAGTAGTAGTTACACAAAGTTCTGGTCGTCCGGGAGCTTCTTCAAGTGTGCGTATTAGAGGAGGAAACTCAATTACAGCAGGTAACGAACCCCTTTATGTGGTTGACGGAGTTTTAATTTACAATGACAATAACAATAGTACTGCCGGAGTAGCTAATGCAGGAGCAACTGTCAATGTATTATCCACTATTAATCCCGCGGATATTGAATCGATTGAAGTCCTAAAAGATGCCTCTGCAACTGCAATTTATGGATCTCGTGGAGCAAACGGAGTTGTAATTATTACTACCAAAAAAGGAACAAAAGGTCAGGATAATATTTCATATCAAGGCTATTTTGGATTCCAGAATGTTTCAAAAAAATTACATGTAATGAATGCCAGTCAATGGGCAAGTTTACGTAATGACGTTCAGGCAAGTATTAGTCAGGCTCCTTCATTTTCTGCAGCTCAAATAGAAGCTTTTAAAACTTCAGGAAGTTATGACTGGCAAGATGCCGTTTTTAGAACTGCGGCACCGATTCAAAATCACCAATTGTCTTTTTCAGGCGGAGATGAACGTTCAAGATATGCCATTTCAGCAGGTTATTTTCAACAGGAAGGAATTGTAATCGCTTCAGATTTCAAAAGAATTTCCCTTCGTGTCAATTACGAAAGAAATTATTCTCAGAATTTTAAATTTGGTGTAAATGCCAACTATAGTAATTCGGTTGCAAATGGTGTTGGAACAAACGGCGGGTCTTCTGCCGGCAGACAGCCAAACCCGTTAGTGGTTGCCTTGTATCAACCTCCTGTGGTTCCTATTAAAAATGCAGATGGAAGTTACAATTTAACTAATAATCCATATGCAACTGCAGTTAATGGAATTATTGCAAATCCAATTAATGATTTGGAGAATACCACTAATGAAACTAAAATCAACAGAATTTTGACCAATTTATTTGGTGAATACAAAATAACCAAAAAACTTACTGCAAAAGTTGCTGTTAGTGGAGATGTTCTTGATACCAAACAAAATTATTATGCACCAGCAACTACAACTTCAGGAGCCGGAACTAAAGGTTTAGCCTCAGTTGGAGATCGCTTAGTAAGTTCAGTATTGAATGAAAACACATTGAATTACAACACTAATTTTGGTGATAATCATAAATTTTCTGCCTTGGGAGGATATACACTTCAATACACAAAAGGTGAAGTGGTAAATGCAGGCGCAAACACTTTTGTAAATGATGCTAATACATACAACGCTTTACAAGATGGTGTACCGGTAAAACCCTATAGTGACGCTTTCGAAAGTGTTTTAAAATCATGGCTAGCGAGAGTAAACTATTCTTATAAAGGAAAATACAACTTCACACTTTCAGGGCGTGCAGATGGTTCTTCAAGATTTGGATCAGAATCACTTTGGGGTTATTTCCCGTCAGCCGGATTTTCATGGAATATTACCGATGAGGATTTTGCTAACAACATTAAAGGTGTAACGGAAGCCAAACTGAGAATAACAGCAGGAACAACAGGAAATCAGGAAATTGGAAATTATCTTTCTCTGGCTCAAATGGGTTCTGTAAACTACGCTTTTGGAGGTACATTATATACAGGTTTAGCTCCTACCCGATTGGCAAACCCGGATTTGAAATGGGAAAAAACAAATCAATATAACGTTGGTTTAGACTTATCATTATTAGACAGAAAAATCAATTTTGTTTTTGATGTTTATTACAAAAAAACAAACGATTTGTTAATCAATGTACCAGTTCCGTTGACTTCAGGATTTGCAACTGTCTTACAGAATATTGGAGGAGTTGAAAATAAAGGTATTGAGATTGGTTTGATTACAGAAAACATCAAAACAGAAAACTTTTCATGGAATTCTAACTTCGTTTTCTCTGCCAACAAAAACAAAGTTGTTTCGATAGGAAATGGAGTTGATCAATTTTTCCCAATCGTTCCAAATGGTTCATTATTACAGCAACAACCGGTAACCGTAAAAGTAGGTTTGCCTTTAGGAACTTTCTGGGGATACAAAACCAATGGAATCTTCCAGACTCAGGAAGAAGTTAACACACAACCAAAAATAAACAGTTTAGCCAATACAAGAGTGGGTGACAGAAGATATGTTGATACTAATGGAGATGGCGTTATTACAGCCCTTGACAAAGGAAATCTTGGAACTTCCCAGCCAAAATTTGTTGGAAGTTTCAGTAACACAATTTCTTATAATGATTTTGATCTGAATTTCTCTTTCCAGGGCGCTTATGGCGGAAAAATATTTAATGCTTTAAATCAGCAATTAGAAATTTCGACTCTGGGAACAAATGCCAATGTTACACTTGAAGACCGTTGGACACCAGCTAACCCAAGCAATGAAATTCCGAGAGCTACAAGTTCTCCTCTTGGAATCGTTTCAGAACGTTATGTCGAAGATGCTTCTTTCTTAAGATTAAAGCTAATCACTTTAGGCTATACATTACCTAAAAGTGTTTCTAAAAAATTGGGAACCAAGAGTGTAAAATTTTATGTATCTGCTGAAAACCTAATTACATGGACTAAATACACTGGCTATGATCCAGAGGTAAGTTCATACGAACAAAACAACTTATACCCGGGAATTGATTTTGGTTCTTATCCAAACTCTAAAACATTCATTTCGGGCCTGAACGTAACTTTCTAA